One Candidatus Krumholzibacteriota bacterium DNA window includes the following coding sequences:
- the spoVG gene encoding septation regulator SpoVG → MEITEIRISLREDNKLKAFASITLDNCFVIRGLKIIEGAKGVFVAMPSRKRPDGTYQDVAHPINNDTRGWMESQIVEAYERERARVEAEAGIEIAGD, encoded by the coding sequence ATGGAGATCACCGAGATACGGATATCGTTGCGTGAAGACAACAAGCTCAAGGCCTTTGCCAGCATTACCCTGGACAATTGCTTCGTGATACGCGGTCTGAAGATCATCGAGGGCGCGAAGGGGGTCTTCGTCGCGATGCCGAGCCGCAAACGCCCCGACGGCACCTACCAGGACGTCGCCCACCCGATCAACAACGACACGCGCGGCTGGATGGAAAGCCAGATCGTCGAGGCCTACGAGCGGGAACGCGCCCGGGTCGAGGCGGAGGCGGGGATCGAGATCGCGGGAGACTGA
- the ispE gene encoding 4-(cytidine 5'-diphospho)-2-C-methyl-D-erythritol kinase, with the protein MAATVRCAAKLNLYLEVLGPRPDGYHDILTFFQPVDLRDEIVIERRSSGIDLAGNDPSIPWDESNLCHRAAALILDAAGRPGGVAIEVHKRIPAGAGLGGGSSDAAGVLAGIDHLYGLGLGEDALASLALQIGSDAPFFVRRRPAIGRGRGEELEPVAGLRGGWFVVAKPPESVSTAAAYAALDFLLTTEKRKAKLSKLLEGLEAYPDDSLDTFNSFERAVARDHPGVGRVLRAMRDSGPDLCSLSGSGSACFALYREEDRARRMRDGLRGEGLFAEITRPIDEAMTILHTE; encoded by the coding sequence ATGGCGGCCACGGTCCGGTGCGCGGCGAAACTGAACCTCTATCTCGAGGTGCTCGGGCCGAGGCCGGACGGCTATCACGACATCCTCACCTTCTTCCAGCCCGTCGACCTGCGCGACGAGATCGTCATCGAGAGGCGGTCGTCGGGGATCGATCTCGCGGGAAACGACCCTTCGATCCCCTGGGACGAGTCGAATCTCTGCCATCGCGCCGCGGCACTGATTCTCGACGCCGCCGGCCGGCCGGGGGGAGTCGCCATCGAGGTCCACAAGCGCATTCCGGCCGGTGCCGGTCTCGGCGGGGGGAGCAGCGACGCGGCGGGGGTGCTGGCGGGGATCGATCATCTCTACGGGCTCGGTCTCGGCGAGGACGCGCTCGCCTCGCTGGCGCTGCAAATCGGGAGCGACGCGCCCTTCTTCGTCAGGCGGCGGCCGGCGATCGGCCGGGGGCGGGGGGAGGAACTGGAGCCCGTCGCGGGACTCCGCGGGGGATGGTTCGTCGTCGCGAAACCCCCCGAAAGCGTCTCGACGGCGGCGGCCTACGCGGCGCTTGATTTTCTGTTGACAACCGAAAAGCGTAAGGCTAAACTGTCCAAGTTGTTGGAGGGATTGGAGGCATATCCGGACGACTCGCTGGACACATTCAACAGCTTCGAACGCGCCGTTGCACGCGACCATCCCGGGGTCGGGCGCGTGCTCCGTGCGATGCGGGACTCCGGACCGGATCTGTGCTCCCTCAGCGGGAGCGGATCGGCCTGCTTCGCTCTCTACCGGGAAGAGGACCGGGCCCGACGCATGCGGGACGGGTTGCGCGGCGAAGGGTTATTCGCGGAAATCACGAGGCCGATCGACGAGGCCATGACCATTCTCCACACGGAGTGA
- a CDS encoding DUF362 domain-containing protein, which produces MDAAGADRFLTAERELMLKLNLSWTKYFPACSSQPWQLEGVCRDLLEHRGYRPEQILPIENKTVVTNPRKGAKNNLWSPILERFGLPFIPLTEVEWTVHEFRSELLKLNEIFPEGIEIPKMFLGKDILHLPTVKTHGHSTTTGAIKNAFGGLLKEVRHYAHKYIHEVLVDLMLMQRELHPNVFAVMDGTVCGDGAGPRTMDPVVGDLILASGDSVAIDAVAARIMGFDPMSIDYIRWATERGLGEGRIEQLEIVGEDIEKLDFHFQTKRSFVIWGDQMLRKGPLRFLETIALHSPLVVWAPAASNFYHDLLWYPTIGRRKIRRFRATKWGRLWETYRDGSRG; this is translated from the coding sequence ATGGACGCGGCGGGGGCCGACCGGTTCCTGACCGCCGAGCGCGAGCTGATGCTCAAGCTCAACCTCTCGTGGACGAAATATTTCCCCGCCTGTTCGAGCCAGCCGTGGCAGCTCGAGGGCGTCTGCCGCGACCTGCTCGAGCACCGGGGGTACCGGCCGGAGCAGATCCTGCCGATCGAGAACAAGACGGTCGTGACCAATCCCCGCAAGGGGGCGAAGAACAACCTCTGGTCGCCGATCCTCGAACGGTTCGGGCTTCCCTTCATCCCGCTCACCGAGGTCGAGTGGACGGTCCACGAGTTCCGCTCCGAGCTCCTCAAGCTGAACGAGATCTTCCCCGAGGGGATCGAGATCCCGAAGATGTTCCTCGGCAAGGACATCCTGCATCTCCCCACGGTCAAGACGCACGGGCATTCCACGACCACCGGCGCGATCAAGAACGCCTTCGGGGGGCTGCTCAAGGAGGTCCGGCACTACGCCCACAAGTACATCCACGAGGTCCTCGTCGATCTCATGCTCATGCAGCGCGAGCTCCATCCGAACGTCTTCGCCGTCATGGACGGCACGGTCTGCGGCGACGGGGCGGGACCGCGCACGATGGACCCGGTCGTCGGAGACCTCATCCTCGCCTCCGGCGATTCCGTCGCGATCGACGCCGTCGCGGCCAGGATCATGGGTTTCGACCCGATGTCGATCGACTACATCCGCTGGGCCACCGAACGGGGCCTCGGCGAGGGACGGATCGAACAACTCGAGATCGTCGGCGAGGACATCGAGAAACTGGATTTCCACTTCCAAACGAAACGCAGTTTCGTCATCTGGGGCGACCAGATGCTCCGCAAGGGGCCCCTGCGCTTCCTCGAGACGATCGCCCTGCATTCGCCCCTCGTCGTCTGGGCGCCGGCCGCCTCCAACTTCTACCACGATCTCCTCTGGTATCCGACGATCGGCCGGCGCAAGATCCGTCGGTTCCGCGCGACGAAGTGGGGCCGTCTCTGGGAGACCTACCGGGACGGATCGCGGGGGTGA
- a CDS encoding decaprenyl-phosphate phosphoribosyltransferase: protein MKTLWYILVSMRPKQWTKNLVLFAGVVFSKGFLDPELIRRSFGGFVVFCILSGAVYILNDIIDRRRDEEHPAKRNRPISSGVLGPGAAGVAATVLFGAGLGAASFAGVEFLLFAAAFAAVNAAYSLRLREVVILDVIAISFSFLIRAGAGVAVLHAEVPDLEFSPWLWICTLFLSLFLAICKRRNEFYALDSAGLHRRVLEDYSVRLLDQLVGIAATATIVSYSIYTVWPATVEKFDTTALVFTIPIVVFGIMRYLYLVYNRHEGGDPSGVLLTEPGIIAGVFLWFVAVVLILARN, encoded by the coding sequence ATGAAGACTCTCTGGTACATCCTCGTCTCGATGCGTCCCAAGCAGTGGACGAAGAACCTCGTGCTCTTCGCCGGGGTGGTCTTCTCGAAGGGATTCCTCGATCCGGAGCTCATACGGAGGAGCTTCGGCGGTTTCGTCGTCTTCTGCATCCTGTCGGGCGCGGTCTACATCCTCAACGACATCATCGATCGCCGGCGGGACGAGGAGCACCCGGCGAAGCGCAACCGGCCGATCTCCTCGGGAGTTCTCGGGCCGGGGGCCGCCGGCGTCGCCGCGACCGTCCTCTTCGGCGCCGGGCTCGGGGCCGCCTCCTTCGCCGGCGTCGAGTTCCTGCTCTTCGCCGCCGCCTTCGCCGCCGTGAACGCGGCCTACTCGCTCCGCCTCCGCGAGGTGGTCATTCTCGACGTCATCGCCATCTCCTTCTCCTTCCTGATCCGCGCGGGGGCCGGCGTCGCCGTCCTGCACGCCGAGGTGCCCGATCTCGAGTTCTCTCCCTGGCTGTGGATCTGCACGCTGTTCCTCTCGCTCTTCCTCGCCATCTGCAAGCGGAGAAACGAATTCTACGCGCTCGACAGCGCGGGTCTCCATCGCCGCGTCCTCGAGGATTACTCGGTGCGCCTGCTCGACCAGCTCGTCGGCATCGCCGCGACGGCGACGATCGTCTCCTATTCGATCTACACGGTCTGGCCGGCGACGGTCGAGAAGTTCGACACCACGGCGCTGGTCTTCACGATTCCCATCGTCGTCTTCGGCATCATGCGGTATCTCTACCTCGTCTACAACCGACACGAGGGAGGCGACCCCTCCGGGGTGCTCCTCACCGAGCCGGGGATCATCGCCGGGGTCTTCTTGTGGTTCGTCGCCGTGGTGCTGATCCTGGCGCGCAACTGA
- a CDS encoding O-antigen ligase family protein gives MHRVGSLSILPYGFTGIFVFCSTFTIAGSQTALGLAVLSWCVLAALRRVPPPRRTGLEYPLLVFVLVSIVAALAGERPAEGLGNLRNLLLASIPFVVAWTATDRRRMGGLYAVLLVSGAASAAYGIAVFLLHRGEGTLGRTPGPFSTAMTYGGILLLFVSVFAAVGIGPGVSRRLRAASLAGAALAAVALFFSFTRSAWIGCVVSLAVSFSVMRRRLLVPALLLLVVVLLLLPAPYRARVTSIWDPDQHANRQRIELLRGGLGIVRDHPVLGVGTMDLADVYRRYKPPGAIHVHGHMHNIFLQVAVTRGIVGLAAFCWLLVALFRLAAGNLRLDLPSPERAWTVGTIGALSGFVVDGLFDWTFGDAEIVAFLWAIVGAAAAIRLVYGGKPGPSRETGGEMWYTDRKRATRERT, from the coding sequence ATGCATAGGGTCGGTTCGCTTTCAATCCTGCCGTACGGATTCACGGGGATCTTCGTCTTCTGCTCGACCTTCACGATCGCCGGGTCGCAGACGGCCCTCGGTCTCGCCGTCCTCTCCTGGTGCGTTCTCGCGGCGCTGCGCCGCGTTCCGCCGCCCCGGCGGACCGGGCTCGAGTATCCCCTGCTCGTCTTCGTCCTCGTCTCGATCGTCGCCGCGCTCGCCGGCGAACGGCCGGCCGAGGGTCTCGGCAACCTCAGGAATCTCCTCCTCGCATCCATCCCCTTCGTCGTCGCCTGGACGGCGACCGACCGGCGGCGCATGGGCGGGCTCTACGCCGTCCTTCTCGTCTCCGGCGCGGCATCGGCGGCGTACGGCATCGCCGTGTTCCTCCTCCACCGGGGCGAGGGGACGCTCGGACGGACGCCCGGGCCCTTCTCGACGGCGATGACCTACGGGGGGATCCTCCTGCTCTTCGTCTCGGTCTTCGCGGCGGTCGGTATCGGCCCGGGCGTGTCGCGGCGCCTGCGCGCGGCATCGCTCGCCGGGGCGGCGCTCGCCGCGGTCGCCCTCTTCTTCTCCTTCACCAGGAGCGCCTGGATCGGGTGCGTCGTCTCGCTGGCCGTGTCCTTCTCCGTCATGCGCCGCCGGCTGCTCGTTCCCGCCCTCCTCCTGCTCGTCGTCGTCCTGCTGCTTCTTCCCGCCCCGTACCGGGCGCGCGTGACGAGCATCTGGGACCCGGACCAGCACGCGAACCGCCAGCGGATCGAGCTGTTGCGCGGCGGCCTCGGGATCGTGCGCGATCATCCCGTGCTCGGCGTCGGCACGATGGACCTCGCCGACGTCTACCGCCGGTACAAGCCCCCCGGGGCAATCCACGTCCACGGGCACATGCACAACATCTTCCTCCAGGTGGCCGTGACGCGGGGGATCGTCGGTCTCGCCGCCTTCTGTTGGCTGCTCGTCGCCCTGTTCCGTCTCGCGGCGGGAAACCTTCGCCTCGACCTGCCGTCGCCCGAACGGGCGTGGACGGTCGGAACGATCGGCGCACTCTCCGGCTTCGTCGTCGACGGCCTCTTCGACTGGACCTTCGGCGACGCCGAGATCGTGGCCTTCCTCTGGGCGATCGTCGGCGCCGCGGCGGCAATCCGCCTCGTCTACGGCGGCAAGCCGGGCCCGTCGCGGGAGACGGGCGGCGAAATGTGGTATACTGACCGGAAACGCGCAACGCGGGAGCGGACATGA
- a CDS encoding glycosyltransferase family 4 protein encodes MRICQLCAVDFTAWHLLRPLGLACRAAGWETTFCCSPGEELDRLAGEGFRTAPVPIERSYHPGRHLVSVARLVRLFRRERFDVVHAHTPVAGLLGRVAARLAGVPRVVYTAHGFYFHEGMRPPVKRIFVELERFGGRLSDLVFVQSEEDWREALAMRIAPPDQLVHIGNGVDPDTFERNRWRKEAAGIRRRLSSGAGPVVGFVGRLVREKGVVEFVRAAAAVAARRPEAVFVMIGAPLESDRDGCVREIEELRRSLGLGEQLVFAGYRRDVPAFLAALDLFVLPSHREGMPRALLEAMATALPVVATDIRGCREEVVDGETGLLVPVRDPTALASAIGLLLDDPERRRRYGDAGRRRVLDRFDERRIVALQVERIGRLLA; translated from the coding sequence GTGAGGATCTGCCAGCTCTGCGCCGTCGATTTCACCGCCTGGCACCTGCTGCGCCCCCTCGGGCTCGCCTGCCGGGCGGCGGGATGGGAGACGACCTTCTGCTGCTCGCCGGGCGAGGAACTCGACCGACTCGCCGGCGAGGGCTTCCGGACGGCCCCCGTGCCGATCGAACGGTCGTACCATCCCGGCCGCCACTTGGTGAGCGTCGCACGTCTCGTCCGGCTCTTCCGCCGGGAGCGCTTCGACGTGGTGCACGCGCACACCCCCGTCGCCGGTCTCCTCGGGCGGGTGGCGGCCCGCCTCGCCGGCGTGCCCCGCGTCGTCTACACGGCGCACGGCTTCTATTTCCACGAGGGGATGCGCCCGCCGGTGAAGCGGATCTTCGTCGAACTCGAGCGGTTCGGCGGGCGCCTGAGCGATCTCGTCTTCGTCCAGAGCGAGGAGGACTGGCGGGAGGCGCTCGCGATGCGCATCGCCCCGCCGGACCAACTCGTGCACATCGGCAACGGCGTCGACCCCGACACGTTCGAACGGAACCGGTGGCGAAAGGAAGCGGCCGGCATCCGCCGCCGGCTGTCTTCCGGGGCGGGCCCCGTCGTCGGTTTCGTCGGACGGCTCGTTCGCGAGAAGGGCGTGGTGGAGTTCGTCCGGGCCGCGGCCGCGGTCGCCGCACGTCGGCCGGAGGCGGTCTTCGTGATGATCGGCGCTCCCCTCGAGAGCGACCGCGACGGGTGCGTGCGCGAGATCGAGGAACTGCGGCGTTCGCTCGGACTCGGCGAACAACTCGTTTTCGCCGGCTACCGGCGCGACGTGCCCGCGTTCCTGGCGGCCCTCGATCTCTTCGTCCTCCCCTCGCATCGCGAGGGGATGCCGCGCGCCCTGCTCGAGGCGATGGCCACCGCGCTCCCGGTCGTCGCCACCGACATACGCGGCTGCAGGGAGGAGGTGGTCGACGGCGAGACGGGGCTCCTCGTCCCCGTTCGCGATCCGACCGCGCTCGCCTCGGCGATCGGCCTTCTCCTCGACGACCCGGAAAGACGACGGCGATACGGCGACGCCGGCAGGAGACGCGTGCTCGACCGGTTCGACGAGCGCCGGATCGTCGCCCTGCAGGTCGAGAGAATCGGCAGGCTGCTCGCCTGA
- a CDS encoding glycosyltransferase family 4 protein: MRVLFLTKYTAAGPSSRYRVYQYIPHLERAGVVCETAPLFDDRWLAALYGERRRPAAAGALLRRLGAVAGARRRDVVFVQKELAPWMPPLLEWALRRSGARVVYDIDDAIWLPYASSRRRIVRALLGDKIRRAIAGSCAVLAGNAFLAEYARAHNPETILVPTVVDVDRYRPAAPTEATPLVGWIGSPETAPFLDGVVDALRAAAAIRPFRLLVIGAPGFAAPGLDVEAVSWSEEREAAELARCSVGIMPLPDTPWARGKCGLKLLQYLAAGLPVVSSPHGGAADILEDGVDGLIARDGRGWTEGLVQILGDADLARRIGRAGRQTVETRFSLGVWAPRMLAVLETVAAGGRVSGLSW; this comes from the coding sequence GTGCGCGTCCTGTTCCTCACGAAGTACACCGCCGCGGGGCCGAGCAGCCGGTATCGCGTCTACCAGTACATCCCGCATCTCGAGCGGGCGGGCGTCGTCTGCGAGACGGCGCCGCTCTTCGACGATCGCTGGCTGGCGGCGCTCTACGGTGAGCGGCGGCGGCCGGCCGCCGCCGGCGCCCTTCTCCGCCGGCTCGGCGCGGTCGCCGGGGCCCGGCGCCGGGACGTCGTCTTCGTCCAGAAGGAACTGGCTCCCTGGATGCCCCCCCTGCTCGAGTGGGCGCTCCGGCGTTCCGGCGCGCGGGTCGTCTACGACATCGACGACGCCATCTGGCTTCCTTACGCCTCGTCGAGGCGCCGCATCGTACGCGCGCTCCTCGGCGACAAGATCCGGCGCGCCATCGCCGGAAGCTGCGCCGTCCTCGCCGGGAACGCCTTTCTCGCCGAGTACGCCCGGGCGCACAATCCCGAGACGATCCTCGTTCCCACCGTCGTCGACGTAGACCGGTACCGACCCGCCGCCCCGACGGAAGCGACGCCCCTCGTCGGCTGGATCGGCTCGCCTGAGACGGCCCCCTTCCTCGACGGCGTCGTGGATGCGTTGCGGGCGGCGGCGGCGATCCGCCCCTTCCGGCTTCTCGTCATCGGGGCGCCGGGATTCGCCGCGCCGGGGCTCGACGTCGAGGCGGTTTCCTGGAGCGAGGAGCGGGAGGCAGCCGAGCTCGCCCGTTGCTCGGTGGGGATCATGCCGCTGCCCGACACGCCGTGGGCCCGGGGGAAATGCGGGCTCAAGCTGCTGCAGTACCTCGCCGCGGGACTCCCCGTCGTCTCCTCGCCGCACGGCGGCGCCGCGGACATCCTCGAGGACGGGGTCGACGGCCTCATCGCCCGCGACGGCCGCGGGTGGACGGAGGGGCTCGTGCAAATCCTCGGCGATGCCGACCTCGCGCGGCGGATCGGCCGGGCGGGGCGCCAAACCGTCGAGACCCGTTTCAGCCTCGGCGTCTGGGCGCCGCGGATGCTCGCCGTCCTCGAGACGGTCGCCGCGGGAGGGAGGGTGAGCGGGCTCTCATGGTGA
- a CDS encoding SIS domain-containing protein: MAPDDARIDRVGTELRALRDLLDRLDRPLCGTLVEISSRIAAAIIAGGVVFTCGNGGSAADAQHIAGELVGYFRSKNRPGYRALALTTNSSIVTAIANDDSFDEIFSRQLASLGRPGDVLLALSTSGKSPNVLLAVETARAMGVETFAFLGKGGGAIAGVSDLAVVVPHDDFARIQEVHMTMGHILCGLVEEMVGGAGAQPA, translated from the coding sequence ATGGCACCCGACGACGCCCGCATCGACCGTGTCGGAACCGAGCTCCGCGCCCTTCGCGACCTGCTGGATCGCCTCGATCGCCCGCTCTGCGGCACGCTCGTCGAGATCTCCTCGCGGATCGCCGCCGCGATCATCGCCGGCGGCGTCGTCTTCACCTGCGGCAACGGGGGCAGCGCCGCCGACGCGCAGCACATCGCCGGCGAGCTCGTCGGATATTTCCGCAGCAAGAACCGGCCGGGATACCGCGCCCTCGCCCTCACGACGAACAGCTCGATCGTCACGGCCATCGCCAACGACGACTCCTTCGACGAGATCTTCTCGCGGCAGCTCGCGAGCCTCGGCCGACCGGGAGACGTCCTCCTCGCCCTCTCGACGAGCGGGAAGAGCCCGAACGTGCTTCTGGCCGTCGAGACGGCGCGGGCGATGGGCGTCGAGACCTTCGCCTTCCTCGGGAAGGGGGGCGGAGCGATCGCCGGGGTGAGCGATCTCGCCGTCGTCGTCCCGCACGACGATTTCGCCCGGATACAGGAAGTCCACATGACGATGGGGCACATCCTCTGCGGCCTCGTCGAAGAGATGGTCGGCGGCGCCGGTGCCCAGCCCGCCTGA
- a CDS encoding SLBB domain-containing protein codes for MRARFIATILVTALLAGPVFPQERENRVRETADALNEETKNARAVSTAVPTTPLLERAVDPDLYVLGPYDRLVIHLIGTETRSFTLPVLPEGDVLIPGMGAIRADGSTLSDFRRRLLVEVDRYFKNVRLFCFLETPRLFRVFVTGEVESPGAVDVSAVERVSDAIEKAGGLNKIGSSRFVLLDRGEEQRRIDLFRFIVRGEFESNPFLESGDRIHVPAGELHALITGRVRKQGMYEFAAGESVADLIELAGGLTSDAIADTILLTRFDGRGDFETLRLPASRLDTPLQDLDEIAIGDALLDGRRVFVTGAVSRTGRYWLGPGDGVRELLARAGRLEDLADPVRIVVERRNGEILRFSPDGSDGDIDLADGDIVNIPPIDRTVTVGGEVQLPGVFEYRNDWTVARYVGLAGGPTREGSVDRVIIYGADGGQRPAGRDDEVNRGDVIIVKRSRSRLFADLFKGIVTLGTVVISIVVLTK; via the coding sequence GTGCGTGCACGATTCATCGCGACGATCCTCGTGACGGCGCTCCTCGCCGGACCGGTCTTCCCGCAGGAGCGAGAGAACCGGGTTCGCGAGACGGCGGATGCGTTGAACGAGGAGACGAAGAACGCGAGGGCGGTCTCCACCGCCGTTCCGACGACGCCCCTCCTCGAGCGGGCCGTCGATCCCGACCTCTACGTGCTGGGGCCGTACGACCGCCTCGTCATCCACCTGATCGGCACCGAGACCCGCTCCTTCACCCTGCCCGTCCTTCCCGAGGGGGACGTCCTCATTCCCGGCATGGGGGCGATCAGGGCCGACGGCTCGACGCTGAGCGATTTCCGCCGGCGTCTCCTCGTCGAGGTCGACCGCTACTTCAAGAACGTCCGGCTCTTCTGCTTTCTCGAGACGCCGCGCCTCTTCCGCGTCTTCGTCACCGGCGAGGTCGAGTCCCCCGGCGCGGTCGACGTGTCGGCCGTCGAGCGCGTCTCCGACGCGATCGAGAAGGCGGGCGGTCTCAACAAGATCGGCTCGTCGCGTTTCGTTTTGCTCGACCGCGGGGAAGAGCAGCGCCGGATCGATCTCTTCCGATTCATCGTCAGGGGGGAGTTCGAGAGCAATCCCTTCCTCGAGAGCGGCGACCGCATCCACGTTCCCGCCGGCGAACTGCACGCCCTGATCACGGGCCGCGTGCGCAAGCAGGGGATGTACGAGTTCGCCGCGGGCGAATCGGTCGCCGACCTCATCGAACTCGCCGGCGGCCTGACGAGCGACGCCATCGCCGACACCATCCTCCTCACCCGTTTCGACGGCCGGGGAGACTTCGAGACGTTGCGGCTGCCGGCCTCCCGGCTCGATACGCCGCTTCAGGATCTCGACGAGATCGCGATCGGCGACGCGCTCCTCGACGGCCGGCGCGTCTTCGTCACGGGGGCGGTGAGCCGGACGGGACGCTACTGGCTCGGCCCCGGCGACGGCGTGCGGGAGCTCCTCGCGCGCGCCGGGCGGCTCGAGGATCTCGCCGATCCCGTCAGGATCGTCGTCGAGCGGCGCAACGGAGAGATCCTGCGGTTCAGCCCGGACGGCAGCGACGGGGATATCGATCTCGCCGACGGGGATATCGTCAACATTCCGCCGATCGACAGGACGGTGACCGTGGGCGGCGAGGTGCAGCTCCCCGGCGTCTTCGAGTACCGCAACGACTGGACGGTCGCGCGCTACGTGGGACTCGCCGGCGGTCCGACGAGGGAAGGGAGCGTCGACCGCGTCATCATCTACGGCGCCGACGGCGGACAACGCCCGGCCGGCCGGGACGACGAGGTGAACCGGGGCGACGTGATCATCGTCAAGCGTTCGCGCAGCCGGCTCTTCGCCGACCTCTTCAAGGGGATCGTCACGCTCGGGACGGTCGTGATCTCCATCGTCGTGCTGACGAAATGA